The Pirellulales bacterium genome has a window encoding:
- a CDS encoding autotransporter-associated beta strand repeat-containing protein, with translation MRVRLRFERLEDRNLLAADSWIGGNGNWSQASNWNNGVPTTTSDVMINTSSPATITIQAGETDSVNSLTVGANDTLAMPGGGDPANPASNSITSNPEFESPAASNGTTRPANWGYWGSSYLSSQYAFAGSQSLVLSGANSGVSQTFTVTPGASYTTSVYAMTPAANPLTGNIVGELQVLYFDSSNKQISAYSAPNQIVVLSGSSASGGPLAGTVGGQGWNHFFTTAVAPSNAATAHVQLATYSGSGSFGGTVYFDTVKFGPSPIGPSHLTTGSAANNGTVTVGPTNTIAVSGAFSQTSTGMLDVQLGGAPSTNVFGSIAISGAATLAGTLKADLVYGYSPSTTDSFTPITYASESGGFATYTLPSGTGYEFAGAASFTNLLVSAAPSAAVTSMVSAATVLHPVATNMFGINATWWDSAATTSQTMQMATAAGLKLYRFPGGSSSDDFHFNVAANSGDSAAITIPQFVQFITLAGGTGLVTLDYGSGSPQEAAAELAYLEGSTADSTAIGNGIEWSDSTSVWQTVNWNTVGYWASLRAASPLALNDGLNFLRIGHSAPFTSIKYWEVGNEEYGVSWEVDHHGTAGPGGASTGAAHDPATYVAFAKQFATLAASILSTAGLPAISIGIDSGDPNGGDNNWTKNVLTVGLSIGFVPNFISDHSYMQGPGNESDSFLLNNTVAYSPSILDWSTRYAAYQSLLQQTLAGQAASVQLMATEFNSVYASPGKQSTSLVNGLFIANSLGSMLDSGYVGSTMWDLRNGWGTGNNESNLLYGWRMGGDYGVLGTSGGSAPASGTYVAYPNYYALQLVSKIATAGGQVVPATSSYSDLDVYAVMQANGDLELLVINTNPATAITDQFDISGFQPGGPAQVWQYGKTQDTAQSLTSNGASALANSNTTLSLNGANFSYSFPAYSMTVLDVKQAPTVATQAVAMPSPVAGTSTALSVLGGYNGGESNLTYTWATTGTPPAPITFSANGTNAAKSTVATFSKAGTYTFQVTITDPAQLSTTSSVSVTVVPTFTSIAVSLTSSNLATTGTEQFSAVARDQFANPLSNQPAFIWSVVGGGQIDGTGLFTPAYMSGTATIQAMSGTLTGTMNVSLPGSASWSASTASSWNTGGNWQSSALGGNLALPGERGIVGDTVLFQSSAGTIVNLDGANPTLAGVTFNSSITSYTIATGTDGSLQMNNGANSAAIDVAAGSHSITAGLALLSNLSVDAAAGSTLTVAGAISGTEKSLTLTGAGTVILSGANSFTGGTDVSAGSLIVEYGASLGGSLTIGSGAVVTIAASDANGNSLVDAASAAAPESSAAVASSAALGAMPTRAGRPMGPPAGRRGHEPHRGMATQGSGPGTRQFSIEAPLASIAAVPSLSLNQPPVVGSPLPVSTAAKPSVSSANNSIASAAAAHVGGLDPFAIPDSIFPRRLLTTAAADRPSGRNTSHLVKQLAIVDDLLEQPARWSSFDG, from the coding sequence ATGCGTGTCAGGCTGCGCTTCGAGCGGCTCGAAGATCGGAATTTGCTTGCCGCTGACTCATGGATCGGCGGCAACGGAAATTGGAGCCAGGCATCCAATTGGAACAACGGCGTTCCGACGACCACGTCTGACGTGATGATCAACACGTCATCGCCGGCGACGATTACGATCCAGGCCGGCGAAACGGACTCGGTAAATAGCCTGACCGTCGGCGCCAACGATACGCTGGCGATGCCGGGCGGCGGCGATCCGGCGAACCCAGCCAGCAATTCGATCACGAGCAATCCGGAATTCGAATCGCCGGCCGCTTCCAACGGCACGACGCGGCCCGCCAACTGGGGCTACTGGGGATCGTCATACCTCAGCAGCCAATACGCCTTCGCCGGCTCGCAGTCGCTCGTCCTGAGCGGCGCGAACTCCGGAGTGTCGCAGACCTTTACCGTCACACCCGGTGCGTCGTATACCACGTCCGTTTACGCGATGACTCCCGCCGCCAATCCCCTGACGGGCAACATCGTCGGCGAACTCCAGGTGCTGTACTTCGACTCCAGCAACAAGCAAATAAGCGCTTATAGCGCGCCCAATCAGATCGTCGTTCTCAGCGGCTCGAGCGCGAGCGGCGGACCGCTCGCGGGGACCGTCGGCGGCCAAGGCTGGAATCACTTTTTCACGACCGCCGTCGCGCCAAGCAATGCCGCGACGGCACACGTGCAACTGGCAACCTATTCGGGTAGCGGATCCTTTGGTGGAACGGTCTATTTCGACACGGTCAAGTTCGGACCGTCCCCAATTGGGCCGTCGCACCTGACCACCGGAAGCGCCGCTAATAACGGCACGGTCACCGTCGGCCCCACGAACACGATCGCGGTGAGCGGCGCCTTCTCGCAGACTTCGACGGGCATGCTGGACGTGCAGCTCGGAGGCGCGCCCTCCACCAACGTCTTTGGCTCGATCGCAATTTCGGGCGCGGCAACGCTGGCCGGCACGCTCAAGGCCGATCTCGTCTACGGATACTCCCCCTCCACGACGGATTCATTCACGCCAATCACCTACGCGAGCGAATCGGGCGGATTCGCAACTTACACGCTTCCCAGCGGAACGGGCTACGAATTCGCCGGCGCGGCGAGCTTCACCAATTTGCTCGTCAGCGCGGCTCCGAGCGCGGCGGTGACGTCGATGGTGAGCGCCGCCACGGTCCTGCATCCCGTCGCCACCAACATGTTCGGCATCAACGCAACCTGGTGGGACAGTGCGGCAACCACCTCTCAAACAATGCAGATGGCGACCGCCGCGGGACTCAAGTTGTATCGTTTTCCCGGTGGTTCTTCTTCCGACGATTTCCATTTCAACGTGGCGGCGAATTCCGGCGATTCCGCCGCGATCACGATTCCGCAGTTCGTCCAGTTCATTACATTGGCGGGCGGGACCGGTTTGGTGACGCTCGATTACGGTTCGGGCAGTCCTCAGGAAGCCGCCGCCGAATTGGCCTATCTGGAAGGCTCGACCGCCGACTCGACTGCGATCGGCAATGGAATCGAGTGGAGCGACTCCACGAGCGTATGGCAAACAGTGAACTGGAATACAGTCGGCTACTGGGCGAGTCTTCGTGCCGCGAGTCCGCTTGCACTGAATGACGGCTTGAACTTCTTGCGGATCGGCCATTCGGCCCCCTTCACCAGCATCAAGTATTGGGAGGTCGGCAACGAAGAATACGGAGTAAGTTGGGAGGTCGATCACCACGGCACGGCCGGGCCCGGCGGCGCGAGCACCGGCGCGGCGCACGACCCGGCCACGTATGTCGCCTTCGCCAAGCAGTTCGCCACTCTGGCCGCTTCGATCCTGAGCACGGCCGGATTGCCCGCAATTTCGATCGGCATCGACAGCGGCGACCCGAACGGCGGCGACAACAACTGGACCAAAAATGTTCTGACCGTGGGTCTGAGTATCGGGTTCGTGCCGAATTTCATCTCCGATCATAGCTACATGCAAGGGCCCGGGAACGAGAGCGATTCATTCCTGCTGAACAACACCGTAGCGTATAGCCCCAGCATCTTGGATTGGTCGACGCGGTATGCCGCCTATCAATCTCTGCTGCAGCAGACGCTCGCGGGCCAAGCGGCGAGCGTTCAGCTCATGGCCACGGAGTTCAACTCGGTTTATGCGAGCCCTGGCAAGCAATCGACGAGCCTGGTTAATGGATTGTTCATCGCCAATTCGCTGGGAAGTATGCTCGACAGCGGCTACGTTGGCAGCACGATGTGGGACCTGCGTAATGGTTGGGGCACCGGCAACAACGAGAGCAATCTGCTTTACGGCTGGCGGATGGGGGGCGACTACGGCGTGCTGGGGACATCTGGAGGGAGCGCTCCCGCTTCGGGCACGTATGTCGCTTACCCCAACTATTACGCGCTGCAACTCGTTTCGAAAATCGCCACTGCGGGCGGCCAGGTCGTGCCGGCGACGAGCAGCTATAGCGATCTCGACGTTTACGCCGTGATGCAGGCCAACGGCGATCTCGAACTGCTGGTGATCAATACCAACCCGGCCACCGCAATCACCGATCAGTTCGACATTTCGGGCTTCCAGCCGGGCGGCCCGGCGCAGGTTTGGCAATACGGCAAGACGCAGGACACGGCGCAAAGCCTGACCTCGAATGGCGCTTCAGCACTCGCGAACTCCAATACGACCCTGAGCCTGAACGGGGCAAATTTCAGCTATAGCTTCCCGGCCTATTCGATGACGGTGCTCGACGTGAAGCAGGCTCCGACTGTGGCGACTCAGGCCGTCGCCATGCCGAGCCCCGTCGCGGGCACGAGCACGGCGCTGAGCGTGCTCGGCGGCTACAACGGCGGCGAGAGCAATCTGACTTACACTTGGGCGACGACCGGCACGCCGCCCGCGCCGATCACGTTTTCCGCGAACGGCACGAACGCGGCAAAGAGCACCGTTGCCACGTTCAGCAAGGCCGGCACGTACACGTTTCAAGTGACCATAACCGATCCCGCGCAGCTTTCGACCACAAGCAGCGTCAGCGTGACGGTCGTGCCAACATTTACGAGCATCGCCGTTTCGCTGACCTCATCCAATCTGGCGACAACCGGCACCGAACAGTTCTCGGCCGTTGCCCGCGACCAATTCGCGAACCCGCTCTCGAACCAGCCGGCATTCATCTGGTCGGTGGTTGGCGGAGGTCAAATCGACGGCACGGGCCTGTTCACTCCGGCCTATATGTCCGGCACCGCGACGATTCAAGCGATGAGCGGCACCCTGACCGGAACGATGAACGTCTCGTTGCCCGGTTCGGCAAGTTGGAGTGCTTCGACCGCCAGCTCTTGGAACACGGGTGGCAATTGGCAAAGTTCGGCGCTAGGTGGCAATCTGGCTTTGCCCGGCGAGCGCGGCATCGTCGGCGATACGGTCCTTTTCCAGTCCAGCGCTGGCACCATAGTCAACTTGGACGGCGCCAACCCGACATTGGCCGGAGTCACGTTTAACAGCAGCATCACGAGCTACACAATCGCAACCGGCACCGACGGTTCGCTGCAAATGAACAACGGCGCCAATAGCGCCGCGATTGACGTTGCCGCCGGCAGCCACTCGATCACCGCGGGCCTCGCGCTCTTGAGCAATCTGTCGGTCGATGCCGCAGCCGGCAGCACCTTGACGGTCGCCGGCGCGATCAGCGGCACGGAAAAATCGCTGACGCTGACCGGGGCGGGGACCGTGATTCTCAGCGGCGCGAACAGCTTCACCGGCGGCACCGATGTGTCGGCCGGATCGCTTATCGTCGAATACGGTGCATCGTTGGGCGGCAGCCTGACGATCGGCTCTGGCGCCGTCGTTACCATTGCCGCGAGTGACGCCAATGGAAACTCGCTCGTGGACGCAGCCAGCGCCGCCGCGCCGGAGAGCAGCGCTGCGGTCGCCTCTTCGGCCGCGTTGGGTGCCATGCCCACGCGGGCGGGGCGCCCTATGGGCCCGCCAGCAGGTCGGCGTGGGCATGAGCCCCACCGAGGCATGGCCACTCAGGGCAGTGGCCCTGGCACCCGACAATTCAGCATTGAAGCCCCGCTAGCTTCAATCGCCGCAGTCCCGTCGCTAAGTCTAAACCAACCGCCGGTTGTCGGCAGCCCATTACCCGTTTCCACGGCCGCCAAACCATCGGTCTCGTCTGCGAACAATTCAATCGCATCGGCGGCAGCGGCGCATGTCGGCGGATTGGATCCATTCGCGATCCCCGACAGCATCTTTCCCCGCAGGCTCCTAACAACCGCCGCCGCAGATCGACCGTCAGGACGCAACACCTCGCATCTCGTCAAACAGTTAGCCATCGTCGACGATCTATTGGAACAGCCAGCGCGCTGGTCCAGCTTTGATGGCTAA